CTTCAAATACCTTTTGCAAAGCATCCATGTACACTCACCTAACACTCTCACTTCAGCCTCTTCATGTGATGCAGCTACCTCAATTTGGTAGTTGTATCAACACCCCTTAGCCTTCATTTTCTCCTTCCATCCTGTCTCTCAAGGATCTCTCCTTGGTACATACCTTTGGGCTCTCATCCATGCACTGACTGCCTTCCATCGGCATATATGTCAACACCTCCTTTTGAGTATTTGCCCACACACCCAATTACctcacatcaacaatttgttgtcACATGTTTGTTGGTTCCTTCTAGCTCTCGTTTGTCTGTTTCCTCTCACGTCATTGTCTTCACTCAACGCACCATGGAATTGGCTTGGTAATGTAACTGCCAAATATTTTCAAGGCTGTGCGACAGTTGAGTAATTGTTGGCTTCCACTTTCCTTCTGTCATTTGCTATTATTAGCTGTTCGTGTGCTCCTTTTTGGGGTGGCCACTGTCAGTTTGGACAGTTGCAATTATTGGTTTGCTTCCTTTTTGAGGGATGTTTTTGGCCTTTTCAAGTTAGTAAATACTTAAGTTGTGGAGACTGGTTTTCTTTGACTGTGTAGGAGGTACAGATTTTTTGGGAAGCTACAAAAATTTTGGGTTTGAATATTAAAGATTTCTCAAATTTTGTTACCTCTGTGTTCCTTCATAGTTTTCTTTTATGTGTTCCGATGATGATGACTATGGATTGCGTTCATATTTGTGTTTTTAATTAGAAGTTTATCTGTTTGTTCACTCTTTAGCAGCAGGGTGTGCTTTGGGAAATTTACACAGAAGCTGAGCAGCGTTATTTTTGGAGACTTGCTTGCAGAGGACAGAGGTTTGATCTGCATCACTCGGTCCCATTCTGTGCACCTTAGGCCCTTCACCCAAACCTCACACAACCAAACTCACATATCTCACCTAGCTTTCCATGCTTCCTATGTGGTAGGCTTCCTCCTTTTCCTCACTCCCCTCTTCCAAGGGTCACAGCCAAATCCTATCGCCACCCTCTAGTGCTCTTCATGCAACCAATTTCTACCATAGATTTTAGGCTACCTTCTCCATGCAACAGCTTACCCCCTATGTTACCTGCTCCTCGGACCTCAACTAACACCACTCCTTTTTTCTGTCCCTCCAAATTCTTTTGTGCATTCCTTTTCCTTCAGGCCTCTACTCCTACAACCATTCCAATTGCGCTCTCAAGTGCCTACCTCCCTCATCGTCTCAAATGCCATCCAATCACACTTTCACACCTACACTTTTCCTCTATGTTGTGTCCACTCCTAGAGACTCCTCCATCCTTCTATTGTGTCATTACATGACCTCCTTTCTAAGAGCTCTACCTTCTACGAGTCTTCAAGCCTCCCCTACACAAAATAGTAGTCCATTACCAGCACCCACTTCATCAAATCCTTCAAACCTTCCCTTCCCTACAATGTAGATGCCTCCAAGCCATCCTCCTCTTTTGGCACCACTCTCTTCTCCCTCCGCACTAGTCTTCTCCACAATGTGTCCAACCTAGCCATCATCTCTATGACCTTGACCATCAATTGCATATTCCAATTACTCCTCCCCTAGCCCTTTGTTGAGACATTATACTCCACCCTTGTTCTCTATGCATCCACTCAAGATGCAGACAAACTTCCTCATGCACCTTCTACCCACACTTGTTTCTAACCAGAGTTTCGGAGGGTCATTAATTGAACATTACCACAAACTTTAATCTTTGAAACTTTCACACAAGAACCATGAATAAGAATGAACGCGCATGGCCTATAATGAAGAACATTACAGGGGGTTGCCCTAAGCTACAACACCTTTTAAATATGTCATGATGAAGCACGCAGAAAGGGATCAAAAGCACAAGAATAAGAATCTAATGAAAAATACACAGTGACACTATATATAAACAAATGTTCGGCCTCTTAAGCAAACTTTACAAATAATACCGATACATAATGAACAAAAACTACAGTAATATCTATCATAATATATGCTCTCTAGTTATGGTACTATAAAAGCATGACACAAGTAATGTTAAACTTCTAGAATGAGAGAATTTACCTTCAAATCTGATCCCAGATATTCATTGCTTAGCTTGTCTGTAATAAAGAAGCAAATATCCATGGTTTTTGGAGCCTCGACCTTGTTGCATGTATCAATAATGCAACCTGGTAACTTATCATTAAACTCTGTAATTTTACCTCGTATATTACAAAATTAAGCAAAATCATTGCGTCTCCCATATATTTCTGCACTTTTATTATAATAGTAGAATCAAAAAACAATTTTTGCCAATAACTGCATCATGGACTTGTGCAAACTACATTCCTTGGAAAAGAAGTTGATAAAAACGCCTTCAGTAAATTAATTGAGCTGCTCAACTTCTTGCACGTCATTTAGGATTTTTTTATATCTCAAGCGGTATATCCACAGGGCCAATCCAACACAGACCTTGAAATAAAAGAATTAGTATCCAATCATTTGTGAAAAATTGCCACCAATTTAAACATCATACCGGTCTTTTATGAACTCATATCACAGCTCAACACTGAATTCACCACCAAAAGCATTACTCAATGTGCTCAATGTGACTAAATCAGGAACACAATGCTTTGAGCGCATTTCTTCAAGCACCTTAATGGCTTCATGGAACTTACCCTGCTTTCCATACCCATATATCATGGATGTGTACGTAACAACATTTGGAAAAGACCCTTCCATTTCCATCTCTTTCAGTATCATTCTAGCCTGATCTAGTTTGCCTCCCTTGCACAAAGCATGAATCACAGTGCTGTACGTAAAAACGTCAGGAGGGAAACCATTGTCCAACATCTCATCAACCACCCTGGCAGTTTTCTGCAGTTTCCCTTCTTTACACATACCATATATGAAGACGTTGTATGTTACAAGATCAGGTGTGCAGTCACTCCTAAGCATCTCGCTTAAAATCTTCTTGGCCTCCCCCCAGTCACACTTTTTAAAGTTAGCATGTATCAAGGTAGTGTAAGTTGTGACGTTGGGGGTGCAACCCTCTGCCTTCATTCGGCTTACATATTCCATAGCCTTATCTATATTACCCGATTTGCAGTATCCACTAATTAATGTTGTATAAGTAATAGCATTAGGACGAACTCCCTTGTCATCCATTCTATCCAAAACCCTAGATGCTTCTTCCAACTTCCCTTCCTTACAAAGGCTATTCATCAATATATTGAAGGGGACCACCCCCGGGAAACTGAATGTTTGCATCATTTCATCGAAAATATTCTTAACATCAGAAAACCTTCCATATTTGCAGGAACCGGCCATGAGAGAGCAATACGAGAACACATTTGGAGAGCAACCCCTGTCTGGCATCTGGCGTAGAATTTCTACAGCTTGGTCAATGTATCCCTCTTTGGCCATGCCCCATATCAGCAAAGTGTAGGTAACAACGTTGGCAAATGAACCTGTGGTCAAAAACTCATTGCATATTTCCAAAGCTCTCTTGGGATCTCCTGCCTTGCAAAAGCCATGAACCAAAGTATTCAAAGTTCTAACAGTGGGATTAATTTTCTTACTTGTCATCTCGACGAGTAACTCAACTGCTTCTTCGGTATTTCCTTTGTCACAAAATCCTCTTATTAGCGTATTGTAAGTATATGTATCGGGCAGGTAACGCTGTTCAGGCATTTGCCTCAAGAGCTCAACAGCATCCTCTACCCTATGAGCCTTGCAAAGTGCATTCATGGCAATATTGAAAGTCGTAACAGAGACAGGAACTTTGGCACAGACCAAATTATTAAAGAACGAAATAGCTGTTTCAAAACTATTGTTTTGCACCAGTGCATTCAGAAGAGCATTAAACGTATCGACATTGGGCTCACAAAAATCATGCATCCGATCATAAACCTTGAAAGCTGCTTCCATCATTGATGCCTCGCTAAAGCTCCTGATTAAGCTATTGAACACTCTCGGCTCTTTGCATCGGGAATCCTTTGCGGTCATCTCATTGAGCATGTTTTCTGCTTCTTCATACCTCTTTACAGAAAGCAGTTTCTGAATCATGACTCTGTAGGTATAAAGATCATGTTTGTAAGGTCCATGTCCCTGGGCGCACTTGAATATTTCTAGAGCTTTGTGGGTGTCCTCCCGCTCTAATATTTGAACCATTTCCTTTGTAGACAAAATTGGGCTTTTCTCTATCTTTCCTACTTGCCAATTGACTTGTGACTTGTGGGTGCTCCTGTGATTTGGTTTCGCTGCTTGGCTGCGTTTAAAGGATGCTGCTTTCTTCAGAATTGAGGCCAAATGCAGAGCTGGGTTTTGCGACTTTGCTTTTGGGTTTTGCGGCTTTGCTCTTGCGTTGAAGTTACAAACTGACGGAAATATTTTCCAAGTCGCAGCCGTTGCTACCATTTGCAGTCGCAAGATACCACAGGATGAAGGAATCACCATAGAGCAACATTCTTGGACACAAAAATTATCCCTTCCCACAACCACCACTAGAAGTATCATGTTTTAAACCCATATCAATACGATATCTTCTCTGTTAGGAGCTTCTCGATCCATTTGACAGAGAGTTCTACTCAGAAATATAGTTCTCTGAAGACACGAGGCTCTAGCAGTTCACGAAAGATATCGTATGAATTTTGTTAGACTGGTGTATTCTATGATCCCTAATATTGAAAACTGTGTATCCATGCTTAGCGTAGAAGTCTATATATAAGTATTTTAACATTTCATTTCACTTTTTTGTTGGGGTTGTTTTAGGGTTTTATATAAACTGGGGTTCAAATAATATTATTAGTCCGTGTCTTAAGCAGGAATTAATGTTTTCACCTCCAAGCATTAATATGTTTTGGTAACTGtgcaaattgaaaaatttaatcttatatcaaagttttgtttttgtttttattaaactattttaaaaattattaattttttgatcAATCATTGACTGTTTCATTTTTTGCTGggggtttatttattttatttttaaaaaatattaagttGTTTTTCAATAATGAAGTGTGAGGACGTGCATTTATATACTATAGTACTCTTTTTAGTTTTCGGCGGCGAAAAAACCAAAATTTATTCCATTGGCTAGTATGGGTGACAAATTAAGTAAGCTCATAACTTTGCGCCACTTATACTAAAACCTTCAGTGGGACCGCCACATGTTTGTACCACTACTATTTTTCAACGGATCAATTAAGAATGTGTACGGCCTTCTGCGATCTGCCAAATTGAAGCTTTTTCCATCAAACTAGCGGACCTCTAAGGGATCTTGGGCAAAGTATGATATCTTGTCAAGCTttaataatcattttttatttattgttagtTGTGCCCAGTATCTAATATACTGATTTTTAATAGTACTTGACATGATTGTAATGAATGTGGATTAATGATCAGTGAgggttaattaattatttatattaattgttTGATATCAAGGTATtagattttgaactttataaataTCAAATTATTTTTTCTTAAGGGTGAAGGGCACTTTCATTGGAATTATGCCAGTTGTATCATATTATTATTACTCCCGCCTATCCATAGTTAAcagtaatttatttattaaaatcaatTTCCTCTATCGTTTTAGATTTTTCCAATTGGTGGGTGTATATTTTCttgggtattttttgttttttcttcaaaataaaaaaaatgacgAATCAAATGTGAGCAGAAAAAAATTGAGATGGTTTTCTAATGTCTTGTGCAAAAATATTTATCATCTACATCGTCGATTTCAAAAACATTGATATCTAGCGAAATCTCTTGTGGAATGCATATTATTAAATCCAAAGTATTGTGATAAATGCAAACTAATGTGAGTGTAAATATTAGAACAACTCATTGTCATTTAATGCATATCTTATCATATCTGGAATCATTGAATGCAATTTTAATCCATATTGTCTGCGATTGCATATTGTTCTGCTTGTTGATTATTTATGCTTAGAGCAACAATATTAGTATCTTCAGAGCGATTCAAAAGCAGTTTCAATAACAGTTTAAGTGAGATCAGAAAAACTGGTTACTTTATTTTCTCTTTATGTCTGAAAGAAAAATTATTTCTTGCTTGTTTAATTGTACTAATTACTTTGCCttacttttttaaaaatatttttgtaagcccgAGCTACTGAATTGGAAAAATCCCCAAATGGACACTGGTTTTGTTTGTGTGATTTTTTTCACTATTTGTTCGGCAAACTTGAAATTGTTAATGCATTGTGATAGACGagaacaaaataaataattttattgtcATACTGAGAAATTTATTGTGGTTTCTTTTACTATTTGTTCCTATTGTAATGTATCTGAGTCCAGTCGGAAAACAGTTGCAGATTGGCACATCATCTAGGACAACCTTTTTTTATTTCTCTGTAAAATTTTACTTCCTGTTTGACCTCATTGTATGGGATCAAAATTTTGAGGTATGTACGCTATATTTTCTGCTCCTCTCTGTCAATTGCATTGGAGTGTAGGAGAAAATTGTAGTCTCTGTTTTACTAATTCGTAAACATCAATACCAATTCTGTCTATTGGCATCTGGTTTGACAGCTCTTGGGGTTTCGCTGCACTTATAGCggcaagatttatttatttatttttccttggcTATGCTTTTTTAGTTTGAAAGCTCTCATTGATATTCATGAGGGTTATGAAATCAATTGCGTTCAAGCATAGAATAAAATGCTAACAGTCTTATGTCGTAATGTCCACACAGATTTGTTTGTTACGGTGTTGCTCCGTTTCATATACTGTTTGAACCCCATCTTCTCTGCTTATGATTTGCCTACAAATTTATGCCCAATATTTTTTTCCTTAAAATGCATCTGAAATTTTGTGAGATCCaagatttttcccatttgggaagCTCATAGGAATAAGAATCTTAGAATCTAATGTCACTTTCAATTGGAATTGAGCTTATCGACATCCTTCGGCTACGATTTTGTTTGGGAGATGGGATTAATAACATCAGGAAAACTTATAGCTTAATTTTTACTTTTTACCTTTAGTCGAGTATTTTAACTGGAAAACCAACATTTTTTTGCAAGGAATATGTAAAATGCAAGTAGTTTTATTAGATCAGCTGAAATTGTAAATTTTGTGTTCTTCTTCAATTATTTATCTGGGAGTGTAGCGAATTTAATTTTTGGGATTCGAGGGATAGAATGAACCAATTCACAGTTTGTTTCAAAAAAGTGTTTGCCTTTTTATTGTTTATGTGAATCCAGTTTTTGTAGATCTTAGCCATGAAATTCTGTTTGTGGTTAACTCTAACTCTTTGTTGAAAATTAGATAGAATTTAAAGTTTAGGAGGAAACAGATTATCTCAGGTTTAATGATTCATGTCTTTCTTTTCATACTAACCCATTTCAACGGGTTGTTAatgtaattatatatttaaaaaggcAGGGTGTATGAAACGTAATAATTAATATAAGGAGAAAGACGTATAGATGTTATTTAAAGACCATTTTGGTCATTCTGAAATAAAATGACGTCAAAATCCACATTGAAAAAAAGAAATGGAGAAAATCTTGAGAACGATGCTGTAATGGCAACTGTGTACCATACCTGATAATTGTTTGTCATCAATTTGATTAATAAGTTTCAGTCACCATCTATTCCATCCTTAGCTCTGTCTACACAATGAG
This genomic stretch from Cryptomeria japonica chromosome 8, Sugi_1.0, whole genome shotgun sequence harbors:
- the LOC131060571 gene encoding pentatricopeptide repeat-containing protein At1g09900-like, coding for MILLVVVVGRDNFCVQECCSMVIPSSCGILRLQMVATAATWKIFPSVCNFNARAKPQNPKAKSQNPALHLASILKKAASFKRSQAAKPNHRSTHKSQVNWQVGKIEKSPILSTKEMVQILEREDTHKALEIFKCAQGHGPYKHDLYTYRVMIQKLLSVKRYEEAENMLNEMTAKDSRCKEPRVFNSLIRSFSEASMMEAAFKVYDRMHDFCEPNVDTFNALLNALVQNNSFETAISFFNNLVCAKVPVSVTTFNIAMNALCKAHRVEDAVELLRQMPEQRYLPDTYTYNTLIRGFCDKGNTEEAVELLVEMTSKKINPTVRTLNTLVHGFCKAGDPKRALEICNEFLTTGSFANVVTYTLLIWGMAKEGYIDQAVEILRQMPDRGCSPNVFSYCSLMAGSCKYGRFSDVKNIFDEMMQTFSFPGVVPFNILMNSLCKEGKLEEASRVLDRMDDKGVRPNAITYTTLISGYCKSGNIDKAMEYVSRMKAEGCTPNVTTYTTLIHANFKKCDWGEAKKILSEMLRSDCTPDLVTYNVFIYGMCKEGKLQKTARVVDEMLDNGFPPDVFTYSTVIHALCKGGKLDQARMILKEMEMEGSFPNVVTYTSMIYGYGKQGKFHEAIKVLEEMRSKHCVPDLVTLSTLSNAFGGEFSVEL